Proteins found in one Papio anubis isolate 15944 chromosome 13, Panubis1.0, whole genome shotgun sequence genomic segment:
- the DIRAS2 gene encoding GTP-binding protein Di-Ras2: MPEQSNDYRVAVFGAGGVGKSSLVLRFVKGTFRESYIPTVEDTYRQVISCDKSICTLQITDTTGSHQFPAMQRLSISKGHAFILVYSITSRQSLEELKPIYEQICEIKGDVESIPIMLVGNKCDESPSREVQSSEAEALARTWKCAFMETSAKLNHNVKELFQELLNLEKRRTVSLQIDGKKSKQQKRKEKLKGKCVIM, translated from the coding sequence ATGCCTGAGCAGAGCAACGATTACCGGGTGGCCGTGTTTGGGGCTGGCGGTGTTGGCAAGAGCTCCCTGGTGTTGAGGTTTGTGAAAGGCACATTCCGGGAGAGCTACATCCCGACTGTGGAAGACACCTACCGGCAGGTGATCAGCTGCGACAAGAGCATATGCACATTGCAGATCACCGACACGACGGGGAGCCACCAGTTCCCGGCCATGCAGCGGCTGTCCATCTCCAAAGGGCACGCCTTCATCCTGGTGTACTCCATCACCAGCCGGCAGTCCTTGGAGGAGCTCAAGCCCATCTACGAACAAATCTGCGAGATCAAAGGGGACGTGGAGAGCATCCCCATCATGCTGGTGGGGAACAAGTGTGACGAGAGCCCCAGCCGCGAGGTGCAGAGCAGCGAGGCGGAGGCCTTGGCCCGCACATGGAAGTGCGCCTTCATGGAGACCTCAGCCAAGCTCAACCATAACGTGAAGGAGCTTTTCCAGGAGCTGCTCAACCTGGAGAAGCGCAGGACCGTGAGTCTCCAGATCGACGGGAAAAAGAGCAAGCagcagaagaggaaagagaagctcAAAGGCAAGTGCGTGATCATGTGA